In Pseudomonas rhizosphaerae, one DNA window encodes the following:
- a CDS encoding NAD(P)/FAD-dependent oxidoreductase, whose amino-acid sequence MNNYDVVIVGGGFTGLTAAYVLAKQGKSVQVIEADSTPGGLAGIFEFDDGVRVEKFYHHWFNNDVFVPELVKELGLEGDVILLPTRTGMYFNGRMWKLSTPLDLLRFKALSFVDRIRLGLLVFQVRKIKDWKSIEHLSIREWLEGMCGKSVYKVVWEPLIDSKFSVYAEAVNAVWMWKKLVLRGSTRNDKGGEELAYFKGGFGRLAEALVSAIREHGGEVTLNTKVQGLVTEGKQITAVTTDKGEVAGKKFLFTPSFPLIADLFEGKADDQWLAKLRRVKYLGNMCLVLRLKHSLSDTYWLNVNDPGFPFVGVIEHTNFDTPENYKGTHIAYLSRYLATQDPVWAYNDEQYLDFALGHLKRMFPKFEKDWVVDYKVWRSEYAQPVTERNYSQYVPDATTPYDNALISTMAQIYPEDRGTNYAIREGRAIAKQL is encoded by the coding sequence ATGAATAATTACGACGTAGTGATTGTAGGGGGCGGTTTTACCGGCCTCACCGCAGCGTATGTACTGGCCAAGCAAGGCAAGAGCGTACAAGTCATCGAAGCGGACTCCACCCCTGGCGGCCTGGCCGGTATCTTCGAGTTCGACGACGGTGTGCGGGTCGAGAAGTTCTACCACCACTGGTTCAACAACGACGTGTTCGTTCCCGAGCTGGTCAAGGAACTGGGTCTGGAAGGCGACGTGATCCTGCTGCCAACCCGCACCGGCATGTACTTCAATGGCCGCATGTGGAAGCTCTCCACGCCGCTGGACCTGCTGCGCTTCAAGGCACTGTCGTTCGTCGACCGTATCCGCCTGGGCCTGCTGGTGTTCCAAGTGCGCAAGATCAAGGACTGGAAGTCCATCGAGCACCTGAGCATCCGCGAGTGGCTGGAAGGCATGTGCGGCAAGTCGGTGTACAAAGTCGTCTGGGAGCCGTTGATCGACTCCAAGTTCTCCGTCTACGCCGAAGCGGTGAACGCCGTGTGGATGTGGAAAAAACTGGTACTGCGCGGCAGCACCCGTAACGACAAGGGCGGCGAAGAACTTGCCTACTTCAAGGGCGGTTTCGGTCGCCTGGCCGAAGCGCTGGTCTCGGCCATCCGCGAGCACGGCGGCGAAGTCACCCTGAACACCAAGGTTCAGGGCCTGGTGACCGAGGGCAAGCAGATCACGGCCGTGACCACCGATAAAGGCGAAGTGGCAGGCAAGAAGTTTCTGTTCACCCCATCGTTCCCGTTGATCGCCGACCTGTTCGAAGGCAAAGCGGACGACCAGTGGCTGGCCAAGCTGCGTCGCGTGAAGTACCTGGGCAACATGTGCCTGGTGCTGCGTCTGAAGCACAGCCTGTCCGACACCTACTGGTTGAACGTCAACGACCCGGGCTTTCCGTTCGTGGGCGTGATCGAGCACACCAACTTCGACACCCCGGAAAACTACAAGGGTACGCATATCGCCTACCTGTCGCGCTACCTGGCGACCCAGGATCCGGTATGGGCCTACAACGACGAGCAGTATCTGGACTTCGCCCTGGGCCACCTCAAGCGCATGTTCCCCAAGTTCGAGAAGGACTGGGTCGTCGACTACAAGGTATGGCGCTCCGAGTACGCACAGCCGGTCACCGAGCGTAACTATTCGCAGTACGTACCTGACGCCACGACGCCGTACGACAACGCCTTGATCTCGACCATGGCGCAGATCTATCCGGAAGACCGTGGTACCAACTACGCTATCCGCGAAGGCCGAGCCATCGCCAAGCAGCTGTAA
- a CDS encoding glycosyltransferase family 2 protein codes for MLRSDKKPLVSISIPVLNESGNLENLYKRLVALGVKMESRCDLEFVFSDNHSDDTTWDMLTELAARDSRVRAIRFSKNYGFQRSILANYMHTRGDAVMQIDADLQDPPELLEAFFERWEAGFDVVYGVRRKRPESWLLNNFRRVGYWAIDKVSEHPIPRDVGDFRLIDRKVVNVLLKTKTANPYLRGMIAGIGFNQTGIAYDRDARVAGESKFNVNRLVRLGLTAVFNHSTVPLRAASFVGSLILAASLIGALYYVVLRVFHPELPPGLASIHILVLFGIGLNSFLLGIIGEYILRIYLVLRADPVAVIQQSLNFDPSDLKL; via the coding sequence ATGCTTAGATCAGACAAAAAGCCTTTGGTCTCGATATCCATTCCGGTACTCAACGAGTCGGGCAACCTGGAAAACCTCTACAAGCGCCTCGTTGCACTGGGCGTGAAGATGGAGAGTCGTTGCGATCTGGAGTTCGTTTTCTCGGACAATCATTCGGACGACACGACCTGGGACATGCTCACGGAATTGGCCGCCAGGGATTCGCGGGTTCGGGCCATTCGCTTTTCCAAGAACTATGGCTTCCAACGCTCCATTCTCGCCAACTACATGCACACCCGCGGCGACGCTGTCATGCAGATCGACGCCGACCTCCAGGACCCACCCGAACTGCTGGAAGCATTCTTCGAGCGCTGGGAGGCGGGTTTCGACGTCGTCTATGGCGTGCGCCGCAAGCGCCCTGAAAGCTGGCTGCTGAACAACTTCCGCCGTGTGGGCTACTGGGCCATCGACAAGGTCAGCGAGCATCCCATTCCTCGCGACGTCGGCGACTTCCGCCTGATCGATCGCAAGGTGGTCAATGTCCTGCTCAAGACCAAGACGGCCAACCCCTATCTGCGTGGCATGATTGCCGGCATCGGCTTCAACCAGACAGGTATCGCCTACGACCGCGATGCGCGCGTGGCCGGCGAAAGCAAGTTCAACGTCAACCGCCTTGTTCGCCTGGGTCTTACCGCCGTCTTCAACCATTCCACAGTTCCGCTGCGCGCTGCATCGTTCGTGGGCAGTCTGATACTGGCCGCAAGTCTTATCGGCGCGCTGTATTACGTGGTGTTGAGGGTCTTTCATCCCGAGTTGCCGCCGGGCCTGGCAAGTATTCATATCCTGGTGCTGTTCGGCATCGGTTTGAATTCATTCCTGCTGGGCATCATTGGCGAGTACATCCTGCGTATCTATCTGGTATTGCGCGCTGACCCGGTCGCCGTTATCCAGCAAAGTCTCAATTTCGATCCCTCCGATCTCAAATTATAA
- a CDS encoding glycosyltransferase yields the protein MRIVIDMQGAQVHCATSESPCYVMDLVESLVENGGEHEIFLALSSLLDGTIEAIRAKFHGVLPSENIRVWSAPGPVDLHHGENAGRAKVAELVRETFLANLEPDLLLLSHAAISTGSEAASLVSALPSGMSIGMIVESVSAFEEGAPRPQWVHQFDREGQAHSVLLLRPLDVESVSQALDIPAERIISLNTDSTTDFGEQDLRNDASNVLALLERSGVPPLEKPALRHRLAYVSPLPPQKSGIAGYSAELLPELSAYYDIDVVTGHLEVTDAWVLDNCTLRSVDWFRENASSYQRVIYHLGNNPMHAFMFELLEDIPGVVVLHDFYLGNVHWYRQAHALKPGAWVQELYQGHGYKAVADFFEDGVHDTLPRYPGSLGVLSKALGVIVHSEYSLSLARHWYGNSEHCSMIPLLRVPAAAPDRAKARKALGLKPDDFVVCTFGFMGKTKLNHRLLSAWEYSELLSQDRKCKLFFVGQNEASDYGQAIEEQLKARKQASGVNIVGWTDNSTYELYLAAADVGVQLRELSRGETSAAVLDCFNYGLGTIVNANGAMADLPDDVLIKLPDQFSDTQLTEALEQLRGHPHFCRELGDRAAAFVHADHAPAQCAKLYMERIEAHYEEHSRYKTFVSSVASVIASDEANVDILETSKCIALNQPPTIGLRRIYVDVSAMARVDLRTGIQRVVRALLLALIESPPPGYLFEPVLLSNVGGAWHWRYARSFMMTLMGCPNEWLRDDPVDMQPGEQFLGLDFCGSYTVEGGKAKVFARMRERGVRTSFVVYDLIPILFEEHFPPGTKDAHAQWLYEITQADAALCISAAVAHDLQYWLAVHGAPRPDHKRLETSWFHLGADLNSSVPSTGMPDGAAEILARLRSAPSFLSVGTIEPRKGYAQTLAAFDLLWDEGEELNLVFVGKEGWMVEKLAASVRKHPQLNKRLFWLEGISDEYLEKLYESSSCLLAASEGEGFGLPLIEAAQHKLPILARALPVFREVAGEHAAFFEGDTPRALADAVHQWVRSDADGKTVRSDDMPWLTWKQSAEQLKKALFGLEQIAPTTIVQAATAPDAVHETEGSRQEC from the coding sequence ATGCGGATTGTTATAGACATGCAGGGCGCTCAGGTTCATTGCGCCACCTCCGAGTCGCCTTGCTACGTCATGGACCTGGTGGAAAGCCTGGTTGAAAACGGTGGAGAGCACGAAATATTCCTGGCCCTGAGCAGCCTGCTCGACGGGACCATTGAAGCCATTCGTGCGAAGTTTCACGGTGTATTGCCCAGCGAGAACATTCGCGTCTGGTCCGCGCCTGGGCCTGTCGACCTGCACCACGGCGAAAACGCCGGGCGTGCCAAGGTCGCCGAGCTGGTGCGTGAAACCTTCCTGGCCAACCTCGAGCCGGACCTGTTGCTGCTGTCCCACGCAGCCATTAGTACTGGCAGTGAAGCTGCGTCGCTCGTAAGCGCGTTGCCCAGCGGTATGTCGATCGGCATGATCGTCGAAAGCGTAAGCGCGTTCGAAGAGGGCGCGCCGCGCCCGCAGTGGGTGCATCAGTTCGACCGCGAAGGTCAAGCCCACAGCGTATTGCTGCTGCGCCCGCTGGACGTCGAAAGCGTCAGTCAGGCGCTGGATATTCCCGCCGAGCGGATCATTTCGCTGAACACCGATTCAACCACCGACTTTGGTGAACAGGACCTGCGCAACGACGCGTCGAACGTGCTCGCGCTGCTGGAGCGAAGTGGCGTTCCTCCATTGGAAAAGCCGGCGTTGCGCCATCGCCTGGCCTACGTCTCGCCTTTGCCACCACAGAAGAGCGGCATTGCCGGGTACAGCGCCGAGCTGCTGCCCGAGCTCAGCGCCTACTACGACATCGACGTGGTGACTGGCCATCTGGAAGTGACTGACGCGTGGGTGCTGGACAACTGTACGCTGCGCTCCGTCGACTGGTTCCGGGAAAATGCCTCGAGCTATCAGCGGGTCATCTATCACCTGGGCAACAACCCGATGCATGCCTTCATGTTCGAGTTGCTCGAGGACATTCCAGGCGTCGTGGTGCTGCACGATTTCTATCTGGGCAATGTGCACTGGTATCGCCAGGCGCATGCGCTGAAACCCGGCGCGTGGGTACAGGAGCTGTACCAGGGCCATGGTTACAAAGCGGTGGCGGATTTCTTCGAGGACGGCGTGCATGACACGCTTCCCCGCTATCCGGGCAGCCTGGGCGTGCTCAGCAAGGCCCTGGGGGTGATCGTGCATTCCGAATACTCACTGTCGCTGGCGCGGCATTGGTATGGCAACTCGGAACACTGCTCCATGATTCCGCTGCTGCGTGTCCCCGCCGCCGCACCCGATCGGGCCAAGGCACGCAAGGCGTTGGGCTTGAAGCCCGACGACTTCGTGGTGTGCACCTTCGGATTCATGGGCAAGACCAAGCTCAACCATCGCCTGCTCTCGGCATGGGAATATTCCGAACTCTTAAGCCAGGACCGCAAGTGCAAGTTGTTCTTCGTGGGGCAGAACGAGGCCTCCGACTACGGCCAGGCCATCGAGGAACAGCTCAAGGCCCGCAAGCAGGCTTCAGGCGTGAATATCGTCGGCTGGACCGACAACTCGACCTACGAACTGTACTTGGCAGCGGCGGACGTGGGCGTTCAGTTGCGTGAGCTGTCACGTGGCGAAACCTCGGCCGCCGTGCTCGACTGCTTCAACTACGGCCTGGGCACGATCGTCAACGCCAACGGCGCCATGGCGGATCTGCCCGACGACGTGCTGATCAAGCTGCCGGACCAGTTCAGCGATACTCAATTGACCGAGGCCCTGGAACAGCTGCGCGGTCATCCGCATTTCTGCCGAGAGCTGGGCGACCGGGCTGCCGCCTTCGTGCACGCCGACCACGCCCCCGCACAGTGCGCCAAGCTGTACATGGAGCGTATCGAAGCGCACTACGAGGAACACAGCCGCTACAAGACCTTCGTGTCGTCGGTGGCCAGTGTCATTGCCAGCGACGAAGCCAACGTCGATATTCTCGAAACCTCCAAGTGCATCGCGCTCAACCAACCGCCGACCATCGGCCTGCGTCGTATCTACGTCGATGTATCTGCGATGGCTCGCGTCGATTTGCGTACCGGCATCCAGCGCGTGGTGCGTGCGTTGCTGTTGGCACTGATCGAATCGCCGCCGCCGGGTTACCTGTTCGAGCCCGTGCTGCTGAGCAACGTGGGTGGTGCATGGCACTGGCGCTACGCGCGCAGTTTCATGATGACGCTCATGGGCTGCCCCAACGAGTGGCTGCGCGATGACCCGGTCGACATGCAGCCGGGGGAGCAATTCCTCGGTCTGGACTTCTGCGGTTCGTACACCGTCGAAGGCGGCAAAGCCAAGGTCTTTGCCCGCATGCGCGAGCGGGGCGTAAGGACATCGTTCGTGGTCTACGACCTGATCCCGATCCTGTTCGAGGAGCACTTCCCGCCAGGCACCAAGGATGCCCATGCCCAGTGGCTGTATGAAATCACCCAAGCCGATGCTGCGCTGTGCATTTCCGCGGCCGTGGCCCACGATCTTCAATATTGGCTGGCTGTCCACGGTGCCCCGCGTCCGGATCACAAACGCCTGGAAACCAGCTGGTTCCACCTCGGCGCCGACCTGAACTCGTCGGTGCCCAGCACCGGGATGCCGGACGGCGCCGCCGAGATCCTTGCTCGCCTGCGCAGCGCGCCGAGCTTCCTTTCGGTAGGCACCATCGAGCCGCGCAAGGGTTACGCCCAGACGCTGGCGGCATTCGACCTGCTATGGGACGAGGGCGAGGAACTGAATCTGGTGTTCGTCGGCAAGGAAGGCTGGATGGTCGAGAAGCTCGCGGCCAGCGTGCGCAAGCATCCACAGCTGAACAAGCGCCTGTTCTGGCTGGAAGGCATCAGCGACGAATACCTCGAAAAGCTGTACGAGTCTTCGTCTTGCTTGCTTGCTGCCTCGGAAGGAGAGGGGTTCGGCCTGCCACTGATCGAGGCTGCCCAGCACAAGTTGCCGATCCTGGCCCGAGCACTGCCGGTGTTCCGCGAAGTGGCGGGCGAGCATGCTGCTTTCTTCGAAGGCGATACGCCTCGTGCCTTGGCCGATGCGGTGCATCAGTGGGTCCGCAGCGATGCCGATGGCAAGACGGTCCGGTCCGACGACATGCCGTGGCTGACCTGGAAGCAGAGTGCAGAACAGTTGAAAAAGGCTTTGTTCGGTCTCGAGCAGATAGCGCCGACGACGATCGTTCAAGCTGCCACCGCGCCCGATGCAGTGCATGAAACGGAGGGCAGTCGGCAGGAATGCTGA
- a CDS encoding NAD-dependent epimerase/dehydratase family protein encodes MIYILGGRGRLGQALAALYEPGQSVCLDRAVYDAWSQPDAAGAVRSYFSRCTPVPSIIYVCSGLLDPQIPDDELLAVNYQLPRNVIEGVQGLGIKVVTFGTAMEHGLATNRYVQSKVKLSEFVEQSVAQGALATHVRIHTQYGEGEPSSFMFLGQILTALRNDTPFAMTLGRQLREYHHVADDARAIQLLVQEAIVGPVDLSHGEPVTLRNLAEAIFESLGKSHLLQVGKLPEPVQENFDTVFVVPETLQTLSFRDTHPAVVDYMKSRMNG; translated from the coding sequence GTGATTTACATCCTGGGCGGACGAGGCCGGCTGGGGCAAGCCCTGGCCGCGCTGTACGAGCCAGGCCAGAGCGTCTGCCTGGACAGGGCAGTGTATGACGCCTGGTCGCAGCCCGATGCGGCCGGTGCCGTCAGGTCATACTTCTCCCGGTGCACGCCGGTGCCCTCGATCATCTATGTCTGCTCGGGTCTGCTGGACCCGCAGATCCCGGACGACGAACTGCTGGCGGTGAATTACCAGTTGCCGCGTAATGTCATCGAAGGTGTCCAAGGGCTGGGCATCAAGGTGGTGACGTTCGGCACGGCCATGGAGCATGGCCTGGCAACCAACCGTTATGTCCAAAGCAAGGTCAAGCTGAGCGAGTTCGTCGAGCAGTCCGTCGCCCAGGGCGCCCTGGCAACGCATGTGCGCATCCATACGCAGTACGGGGAGGGCGAGCCTAGTTCGTTCATGTTCCTCGGTCAGATCCTGACTGCGCTGCGGAACGACACCCCGTTCGCCATGACGCTGGGGCGCCAGCTGCGTGAATACCATCACGTCGCAGACGACGCCAGGGCCATTCAATTGCTGGTTCAGGAAGCGATTGTCGGTCCGGTGGACTTGTCCCATGGCGAACCGGTGACGTTGCGCAATCTGGCCGAAGCGATCTTCGAGTCGCTTGGTAAATCCCATCTTCTTCAAGTAGGCAAGCTGCCGGAGCCCGTTCAGGAAAACTTCGATACGGTCTTCGTCGTCCCCGAAACACTCCAGACACTTTCATTCAGGGACACCCATCCGGCGGTTGTCGACTACATGAAGTCAAGGATGAATGGTTAA
- a CDS encoding class I SAM-dependent methyltransferase has translation MVLDEIYNQHVGRVSDKWQSYLYHYDRLFSPVREHFLSILEIGIQNGGSLEIWDKYFPNATSISGCDINEECASLSYNSNRINIVIGDIKNQDTQNKLTERSPVFDIIIDDGSHTSSDIIRTFSDMFGFISEGGIFIAEDLHCSYWADWEGGLNYPLSAMAFFKKLADIINHEHWQIGRTRADYLKAYGLTPALSESLLSEIHSIEFVNSMCIIRRKPALENALGRRNIAGCHEQVVSIKASHGTLSVPPDQSTADYHTRMNLLETSRLHAALELELIEAEIETLQKSNSAAT, from the coding sequence ATGGTGTTAGACGAAATCTATAATCAGCATGTCGGACGCGTTTCGGACAAGTGGCAAAGCTATTTATACCATTACGATAGATTGTTTAGCCCTGTTCGAGAACATTTTCTATCGATTCTCGAGATCGGCATCCAGAACGGCGGCTCACTGGAGATCTGGGATAAATATTTTCCCAATGCTACATCGATCTCAGGATGCGACATCAACGAAGAGTGTGCCTCACTCAGCTACAATTCCAATAGAATAAATATTGTTATTGGTGACATAAAGAATCAGGACACTCAGAATAAATTAACGGAACGCTCACCCGTTTTCGACATCATCATCGATGATGGCTCCCACACCAGCTCCGATATAATCCGAACTTTTTCTGATATGTTCGGCTTCATCAGTGAGGGTGGAATTTTTATTGCTGAAGATCTGCACTGTAGCTATTGGGCGGACTGGGAGGGCGGACTCAATTATCCGCTCTCCGCGATGGCTTTTTTCAAGAAACTTGCTGACATCATAAATCACGAGCACTGGCAGATTGGTCGAACAAGGGCCGATTATTTGAAAGCTTATGGCCTGACTCCAGCTCTCAGTGAATCGCTGCTATCTGAAATTCACTCCATTGAATTTGTCAACTCAATGTGCATTATTAGAAGGAAACCGGCTTTAGAAAATGCACTGGGCCGTCGAAATATTGCCGGATGCCACGAGCAAGTTGTGTCTATCAAGGCCTCCCATGGCACATTGTCTGTTCCCCCTGATCAATCTACGGCCGATTATCACACCAGGATGAACCTTCTTGAAACCTCACGATTGCATGCTGCCTTGGAGCTTGAGCTGATTGAAGCCGAAATCGAAACACTCCAAAAATCGAATAGCGCTGCAACATAG
- a CDS encoding lysylphosphatidylglycerol synthase transmembrane domain-containing protein: protein MTQATAVKERRWIKHLIGGGITLICLGAIFRLVKFSEVMDALKQFEWHYLILGVMSLAFGYCVRIFRWSVMLSATGSEVSFKNCAAPFLGAIALNNVLPLRLGDVVRALVFPSAMGVTKTAAATSLVVERLIDLVTLLACLALGVLAIQTLQVPPALRESAVVLALLGGIALAVGFFFSGSFARLFNKLGGGTDASRGSAKLQQIFRTIAGLFESFDVMSRPRVLGTMLLLSILVWMGEAGLFYFALQGLGLEATPLMALLVMAITTLSTLAPSSPGYVGPFHLAAFTAVSLIGGTSAQAGSYAVIVHLALWLPTTIVGALAIWSRPALFKAARK from the coding sequence ATGACCCAAGCGACAGCGGTAAAAGAACGGCGCTGGATCAAGCACCTGATAGGGGGCGGGATCACGCTCATCTGTCTGGGCGCGATCTTCCGCCTGGTGAAGTTCTCCGAAGTGATGGACGCCCTCAAGCAGTTCGAATGGCATTACCTGATCTTGGGTGTGATGTCCCTGGCGTTCGGCTACTGCGTGCGGATCTTCCGCTGGTCGGTGATGCTTTCGGCCACCGGGAGCGAGGTCAGCTTCAAGAACTGCGCTGCGCCGTTCCTGGGGGCGATCGCGCTCAACAACGTGCTGCCGCTGCGCCTGGGTGACGTTGTCCGCGCTTTGGTTTTTCCCAGTGCCATGGGTGTGACCAAAACCGCCGCCGCGACCAGCCTGGTCGTAGAACGCCTGATCGATCTGGTCACGTTGCTGGCGTGTCTTGCCCTGGGCGTGCTGGCCATCCAGACGCTTCAAGTGCCGCCTGCACTGCGTGAAAGCGCGGTGGTGCTGGCACTGCTCGGCGGTATCGCCCTGGCGGTAGGCTTTTTCTTTTCGGGCAGTTTCGCGCGCTTGTTCAACAAGCTCGGCGGCGGTACCGACGCGAGCAGGGGCTCGGCCAAGCTGCAGCAGATCTTTCGCACCATTGCCGGCCTGTTCGAAAGCTTCGACGTGATGTCGCGCCCACGGGTGCTGGGCACCATGTTGCTGCTTTCGATACTGGTCTGGATGGGCGAGGCGGGCTTGTTCTATTTTGCCCTGCAAGGCCTCGGCCTGGAGGCGACGCCGTTGATGGCACTGTTGGTCATGGCGATTACCACCTTGTCGACGCTGGCACCGTCCTCACCCGGTTATGTTGGCCCGTTCCATTTGGCGGCATTCACCGCAGTTTCCCTGATCGGTGGCACTTCCGCGCAAGCGGGCAGTTACGCCGTGATCGTACACCTGGCGCTTTGGCTGCCGACCACCATCGTCGGCGCCCTGGCCATCTGGTCCCGGCCGGCTCTGTTCAAGGCCGCCCGCAAGTGA
- the rfbG gene encoding CDP-glucose 4,6-dehydratase yields MTTRLKLEERLVGKKILVTGHTGFTGSWACLWLTSIGAEVAGYSLAPDTTPSLYQTMGLDKDVASTLGDICDFESLHKAVEAFQPELILHLAAQPLVRKSYREPVQTFLVNAQGTAHVLEAARLVKSVRGVLCITTDKVYKNNEWAWPYRENDPLGGKDPYSASKAAAEMVIQSYAASYPFAEGQGPAIATARGGNIIGGGDWSEDRLVPDFVRAAIDGQAMTLRYPDATRPWQHVLALVHGYMVILAELASDTPERVAKAWNLGPQELKQYSVRSVLELMSEHWQRPDLKYMDNPLPEAGSLALDSSIARNQLNWIPVWDTEEVVRQTALWYRDYYANPEKARDITLAQINEWRAGIQE; encoded by the coding sequence ATGACAACCCGCCTGAAGCTTGAAGAGCGACTCGTTGGCAAGAAAATTCTGGTCACCGGGCACACCGGTTTCACCGGAAGCTGGGCATGCCTTTGGTTGACATCTATCGGTGCCGAAGTCGCTGGCTACTCGCTGGCTCCCGACACCACTCCTTCCCTGTATCAGACCATGGGTCTGGACAAGGACGTCGCCAGCACACTGGGCGACATCTGTGATTTCGAATCGCTGCACAAGGCAGTCGAAGCGTTCCAGCCGGAGCTGATCCTTCACCTGGCTGCTCAGCCACTGGTGCGCAAGTCCTATCGCGAGCCGGTGCAGACATTCCTCGTCAATGCCCAGGGCACTGCCCATGTTCTTGAGGCCGCACGTCTGGTCAAAAGCGTGCGTGGCGTGCTCTGCATCACCACGGACAAGGTCTACAAGAACAACGAATGGGCCTGGCCATACCGCGAAAACGATCCGTTGGGTGGCAAGGACCCGTATAGCGCCTCCAAGGCCGCTGCGGAAATGGTCATTCAAAGCTACGCCGCTTCGTATCCTTTCGCGGAAGGCCAGGGCCCAGCCATTGCGACGGCGCGCGGCGGCAACATCATCGGTGGTGGAGATTGGTCCGAAGATCGCCTAGTGCCGGATTTCGTCCGTGCCGCCATCGACGGCCAGGCCATGACGCTGCGCTACCCGGACGCCACCCGTCCATGGCAGCACGTGCTGGCCCTGGTACACGGCTACATGGTGATCCTGGCCGAGCTGGCCTCGGACACACCCGAGCGAGTTGCCAAAGCCTGGAACCTGGGCCCTCAGGAACTCAAGCAGTATTCGGTCAGAAGTGTCCTCGAACTCATGAGCGAACACTGGCAGCGTCCAGACCTCAAGTACATGGACAACCCTCTGCCTGAAGCCGGTTCCTTGGCACTCGACAGCTCCATCGCCCGAAACCAGCTGAACTGGATTCCGGTGTGGGACACTGAAGAGGTCGTTCGACAGACCGCGCTGTGGTATCGCGACTACTACGCAAACCCTGAAAAGGCCCGAGACATTACCTTGGCCCAGATCAACGAGTGGCGCGCAGGCATCCAGGAGTGA
- the rfbF gene encoding glucose-1-phosphate cytidylyltransferase: MKAVILAGGLGTRIAEESDTKPKPMVEIGGKPLLWHIMRSYANHGIKDFVICLGYKGYVIKEFFFNYYRHMSDMTIDLSTGDTQILNSQAEDWKITLVDTGPETMTGGRLKRVAPYLDNETFCLTYGDGLSDINISAEVEFHRQHGKLATVAAVQPPGRFGVLNIDAHNAVSSFEEKPSDEIGWINGGFFVLEPQVIQYIDGDSISWEREPLTNLAKDGQLSAFHHTGFWQPCDTLRDKRELEALWAANKAPWRI, translated from the coding sequence ATGAAAGCTGTCATTCTGGCCGGTGGCCTGGGTACTCGCATCGCCGAAGAGTCAGACACCAAGCCAAAACCGATGGTCGAGATCGGCGGCAAGCCGCTGCTGTGGCACATCATGCGTTCATACGCCAACCACGGCATCAAGGACTTCGTCATCTGCCTGGGCTACAAGGGCTATGTCATCAAGGAGTTCTTCTTCAACTACTACCGCCACATGTCGGACATGACCATCGACCTGTCCACCGGTGATACGCAGATCCTCAACAGCCAGGCCGAAGACTGGAAAATCACCCTGGTCGATACCGGACCTGAAACCATGACCGGCGGCCGCCTGAAGCGTGTTGCGCCTTATCTGGACAATGAAACGTTCTGCCTGACCTACGGTGACGGCTTGTCCGACATCAACATCAGTGCCGAGGTTGAATTCCACCGCCAGCACGGCAAATTGGCTACCGTTGCCGCAGTACAACCGCCTGGCCGTTTCGGCGTGCTGAACATCGACGCGCACAACGCTGTGTCCAGCTTCGAGGAAAAACCGAGCGATGAAATCGGCTGGATCAACGGCGGTTTCTTTGTACTGGAACCTCAAGTCATCCAGTACATCGATGGCGACAGCATTTCCTGGGAGCGCGAGCCGCTGACCAACTTGGCAAAAGACGGGCAACTGTCGGCGTTCCACCACACCGGTTTCTGGCAGCCGTGCGACACCCTGCGTGACAAGCGCGAACTCGAAGCCCTGTGGGCGGCCAACAAAGCCCCGTGGCGGATCTGA